A genomic stretch from Dermochelys coriacea isolate rDerCor1 chromosome 24, rDerCor1.pri.v4, whole genome shotgun sequence includes:
- the ETV3 gene encoding ETS translocation variant 3 has product MKAGCSIVDKPEGAGGYHFPEWAYKTESSPGSRQIQLWHFILELLQKEEFRHVIAWQQGEYGEFVIKDPDEVARLWGRRKCKPQMNYDKLSRALRYYYNKRILHKTKGKRFTYKFNFNKLVMPNYPFINIRPNGVVPQSAPPVPTASSRFHFPPLDSHSPTEDAQPSRFSSGSLGPSSQEPLNDSSDRKPDVPELEDVSSDWRRGVDLMASRNAVGAGSINNQKRKPEIMLPLFTRPGIYPDPHSPFAVSPLPGRGGVLNVPISPALSLTPTLFSYSPSPGLSPFTGSSCFSFNPEEMKHYLHSQACSVFNYHLSPRTFPRYPGLMVPPLQCQMHPEEQPQFPIKLQPPPVGRKNRERLGSSEEVTAPQLAPASPRVKVEPIVDKELESEEPPAKGKDKSEEEEEGPGMVMPNTGMEGERGAVFARPAAPSWPSLSPAPARINFPTEESQGQGEGGGEKPSREPVGDTGVQEKREDALMPPKLRLKRRWNGDRQAEAPEEHQNGKLHWNGVLGASHLVPTPKAVTATAASDT; this is encoded by the exons ATGAAAGCAGGCTGCAGCATTGTGGATAAGCCAGAAGGAGCAGGAG GCTATCACTTCCCAGAGTGGGCATACAAAACTGAATCGAGCCCTGGCTCCCGTCAGATCCAGCTCTGGCACTTtatcctggagctgctgcagaaggAGGAATTCCGCCATGTCATTGCTTGGCAGCAGGGCGAGTATGGGGAGTTTGTGATCAAGGATCCAGATGAAGTAGCacggctgtggggcaggaggaaatGCAAACCACAAATGAACTACGACAAGCTGAGCCGGGCCCTCAG atatTATTATAACAAGAGGATTCTTCACAAGACAAAAGGCAAAAGGTTTACCTACAAGTTCAACTTCAACAAACTGGTGATGCCCAACTATCCATTTATTAACATACGGCCCAATG GTGTTGTCCCACAGAGTGCCCCACCTGTCCCCACCGCTTCGTCCCGCTTCCATTTCCCACCCTTGGACAGCCACTCTCCCACTGAGGACGCCCAACCCAGCCGGTTCTCCAGTGGATCCCTGGGACCATCCAGCCAGGAGCCTCTGAACGACAGCAGTGACAGGAAGCCTGATGTGCCGGAGTTGGAGGATGTCTCCTCAGACTGGCGACGTGGCGTGGATCTCATGGCTTCTCGGAATGCAGTGGGTGCTGGGAGCATCAATAATCAGAAGCGCAAGCCGGAGATCATGCTGCCTCTCTTCACGAGGCCTGGGATCTACCCAGATCCTCACAGTCCTTTTGCCGTGTCCCCTCTTCCAGGGCGCGGTGGGGTCTTAAATGTCCCAATCTCGCCTGCGTTGTCTCTGACTCCAACCCTCTTCTCCTACAGCCCCTCGCCAGGTCTCAGCCCCTTCACAGGTAGCAGCTGCTTCTCTTTCAACCCCGAGGAAATGAAACACTACCTGCATTCACAAGCCTGCTCGGTCTTCAACTACCACCTGAGCCCGCGGACTTTCCCCCGCTATCCGGGGCTCATGGTCCCACCACTACAGTGCCAGATGCATCCCGAAGAGCAGCCGCAGTTCCCGATCAAGCTACAGCCTCCACCTGTGGGGCGTAAGaacagagagagactgggaaGCTCTGAAGAGGTGACTGCCCCCCAGCTAGCTCCAGCTTCACCCAGGGTTAAGGTTGAGCCGATAGTGGACAAGGAGCTTGAAAGTGAAGAGCCACCAGCCAAAGGGAAGGACaaaagtgaggaggaggaagaagggccTGGCATGGTAATGCCAAACACCGgcatggaaggagagagaggtgcTGTATTTGCCAGGCCAGCTGCCCCGTCCTGGCCCTCTCTGTCACCAGCACCTGCTCGAATAAACTTTCCCACTGAAGAATCTCAGGGGcaaggggaaggaggtggagagaAGCCATCCAGAGAGCCAGTGGGAGACACCGGGGtgcaggaaaagagagaggatgCCCTGATGCCACCAAAACTGCGTCTGAAACGACGTTGGAACGGTGACCGGCAGGCTGAAGCCCCAGAGGAGCACCAGAACGGGAAGCTGCACTGGAACGGTGTGTTGGGTGCCTCACACCTCGTCCCGACACCCAAGGCAGTGACAGCCACAGCTGCATCAGACACCTAG